A window from Hemibagrus wyckioides isolate EC202008001 linkage group LG17, SWU_Hwy_1.0, whole genome shotgun sequence encodes these proteins:
- the LOC131368058 gene encoding uncharacterized protein LOC131368058 — protein MCEQQFLESTSSVLFPLHVSNTMAGYVCCRALRFVLLFLLSPAFGAEVQNLKKISDHLQKTYGFSGQYALGINVPDKYCAQGASLNNFLSQDPENEVKNNMKSSECIYIGNELVGATPKPFGNRGNNIHSEYLLLRNSDPSPMQNLLNKQKEGCTVFYTKNSPCVKTCSTPNGNHSIIPALEMFTRHNGPKAFVFSQIWKYDVGKKEWEENILEIDTRIPVYHCNNSGCVHCVTNNGVIARCKGN, from the exons ATGTGTGAGCAGCAGTTTCTCGAGTCTACATCCTCAGTCTTGTTTCCTCTGCATGTTTCCAACACGATGGCTGGTTAT GTGTGCTGTAGAGCTCTGAGATTTGTCCTGCTTTTTCTGCTCTCTCCTGCTTTCGGGGCGGAGGTTCAAAATCTCAAGAAAATAAGTGATCACCTTCAGAAAAC ctatgGATTTAGTGGTCAGTACGCTCTGGGCATTAATGTCCCAGATAAATATTGTGCTCAAGGTGCCAGCCTTAACAACTTCCTCTCTCAAGACCCAGAAAATGAAGTGAAGAACAACATGAAAAGTTCTGAATGTATTTACATTGGTAATGAGCTGGTTGGTGCCACACCAAAACCGTTTGGTAATAGAGGTAACAACATCCACTCTGAGTACCTGTTGCTGAGAAACTCCGATCCTTCACCCATGCAAAACCTCctgaataaacagaaagaagGCTGCACGGTTTTCTACACCAAGAACTCCCCCTGTGTGAAGACCTGCTCAACACCTAATGGAAACCACAGCATCATCCCAGCTCTCGAGATGTTCACCAGGCACAACGGTCCAAAAGCCTTTGTTTTCAGTCAGATTTGGAAATATGATGTTGGTAAGAAGGAATGGGAAGAAAACATACTTGAGATAGACACCAGAATTCCAGTTTATCACTGCAACAACAGTGGATGTGTCCATTGCGTCACAAATAATGGAGTTATCGCTCGGTGCAAAGGCAATTAA
- the cldn8.2 gene encoding claudin-8 has protein sequence MSYTAGSYAAKTYADKSYAGKSYAESAYTGYDDAVKSAYEEQLLKEKKKRKEQMHCEVVALVIGFIGLIGVSAVTGLPMWKVTAFIQENIIVMETRWEGLWMNCYRQANIRMQCKVYDSLLYLPAELQAARGLMCTAVALTTIACIVSTIGMRCTRLVDSRPRVKHVVLVCGGCLFIGGCIATIIPVSWTAHVIIRDFYNPLLIDAQRRELGEALYIGWVSSAVCFIAGVILLCRHAPRIEEKEDISSVLYRAQYTPYNNSYQPGYTYQPAYNYQPAYAYQPPPGTYVPSNY, from the coding sequence ATGTCCTACACGGCCGGCTCATACGCGGCCAAGACGTACGCGGACAAATCGTACGCCGGCAAGTCGTATGCCGAGAGCGCTTACACGGGCTACGATGATGCGGTCAAGTCGGCATACGAAGAGCAGCTTctgaaggaaaagaagaaacgTAAAGAGCAGATGCACTGCGAAGTCGTGGCTCTCGTGATTGGATTCATCGGTCTGATCGGTGTCTCGGCCGTCACCGGTCTCCCCATGTGGAAGGTGACGGCGTTCATCCAGGAGAACATCATAGTCATGGAGACGCGCTGGGAAGGTTTATGGATGAACTGTTACCGCCAGGCCAACATCCGCATGCAGTGCAAAGTGTACGACTCGCTGCTCTACCTGCCTGCCGAGCTCCAGGCTGCCCGAGGCCTCATGTGCACCGCTGTGGCTTTGACCACCATCGCCTGTATCGTCTCAACCATCGGGATGAGGTGCACTCGGCTCGTGGATTCGCGGCCCCGTGTCAAACACGTCGTCCTGGTGTGCGGTGGATGTCTATTTATAGGAGGATGTATAGCCACCATCATTCCTGTCTCCTGGACGGCTCACGTCATCATCCGGGATTTTTACAACCCCCTGCTGATTGACGCGCAGCGGCGGGAGCTCGGCGAGGCACTCTACATCGGCTGGGTCAGCTCGGCGGTGTGTTTCATAGCTGGAGTGATACTTCTTTGCCGCCACGCACCGAGaatagaagagaaagaagacattagctctgtgttgtacCGAGCACAGTACACTCCGTACAACAACAGCTACCAACCCGGATATACCTACCAGCCGGCCTACAACTACCAACCTGCATATGCCTACCAACCGCCGCCTGGTACCTACGTACCGTCCAATTACTAA
- the cldn8.1 gene encoding claudin-8, giving the protein MAGQPMELVALVLSLLGLIGVSASTGMPMWRVTAFIGENIIVMETRYEGLWMNCYRQANIRMQCKVYDSLLALTPDLQAARGLMCCSVALAGIGLLVAITGMKCTACIQGNDRAKRMVLIVAGSFIIFACICCIIPVSWTGNVIIRDFYNPLLLDAQRRELGEALYIGWVSAALLFVGGCIFAFCSGSSEKRAEQTRFAYNRDVPYVAYQPQPQPLAYQPRSAAAYSFASREPSIIQTSTQTSRQQSFTQPSRQQSFIQSSRQQSFIQPYSQQSFIQPSSQQNFIQPSKQLSGRSAVAYL; this is encoded by the coding sequence ATGGCAGGCCAGCCGATGGAGCTAGTAGCCCTAGTGCTGTCTCTGTTGGGCTTAATAGGTGTCTCGGCCAGCACAGGGATGCCCATGTGGCGCGTGACGGCATTTATTGGCGAGAACATTATTGTGATGGAGACGCGCTACGAGGGCCTGTGGATGAACTGTTACCGACAGGCCAACATACGCATGCAGTGCAAAGTTTATGATTCGCTCCTGGCCCTCACACCTGATCTCCAGGCTGCCCGAGGCCTCATGTGCTGCTCAGTGGCTCTGGCTGGCATTGGCCTGTTGGTGGCCATCACAGGGATGAAATGCACTGCATGTATACAAGGAAACGACCGTGCTAAACGTATGGTTCTTATTGTGGCTGGTTCGTTCATTATCTTTGCCTGCATCTGCTGCATCATTCCTGTCTCCTGGACCGGTAATGTGATCATACGAGATTTCTATAACCCCCTCCTGCTCGATGCCCAGAGAAGAGAGCTTGGCGAGGCACTCTACATTGGGTGGGTTTCTGCGGCACTGCTTTTCGTCGGCGGATGCATCTTTGCATTTTGCAGTGGGTCTAGTGAGAAACGAGCTGAGCAGACTCGCTTCGCTTACAACAGGGATGTGCCGTATGTGGCGTACCAACCTCAACCCCAACCACTGGCATATCAGCCCCGATCTGCAGCCGCCTACAGTTTTGCCTCCAGAGAGCCTTCTATTATCCAGACATCTACTCAGACTTCCAGACAGCAGAGCTTCACCCAGCCATCTAGGCAGCAGAGCTTTATCCAGTCGTCTAGGCAGCAGAGCTTCATCCAGCCGTACAGTCAGCAGAGCTTCATCCAACCGTCCAGTCAGCAGAACTTTATCCAGCCATCCAAACAGCTGTCAGGTCGTAGTGCTGTTGCCTATCTGTGA
- the LOC131367649 gene encoding claudin-8-like, translated as MVEGACELIGFCLGVVGLIGASAVTGLPMWKVTAFIQENIIVMETRWEGLWMNCYRQANIRMQCKVYDSLLYLPPELQAARGLMCCSVALSFLGLVASMPGLRSISCFSEQPRIKSLIIAVAGSMEIMAAICVLIPVSWTAHTIIRDFYNPLVLDAQRRELGEALYIGWVTAFILCASGVVFLACRSYQSNNNPLYQSVYAPNRLKTSHFQPLAPTPSSISSISHQPLLLSHHSFSSQQPSPLAFNVPAAPSGGQGPLYNVPVVYPANMVPVQHHPSLYSSHDSGIITIPINPLRSGTVSTHPSLHSAPPAAGYDGSFGTAVQPTVPFQPMYRQMNAGSHQLSSTHSSSGIYI; from the coding sequence ATGGTTGAGGGTGCGTGTGAGCTCATTGGCTTTTGCCTGGGCGTCGTGGGTCTGATCGGGGCTTCAGCTGTCACCGGTCTTCCCATGTGGAAGGTGACAGCTTTCATCCAGGAGAACATCATCGTCATGGAGACGCGCTGGGAAGGTCTGTGGATGAACTGTTACCGCCAGGCCAACATCCGCATGCAGTGCAAAGTGTACGACTCACTGCTTTACCTGCCGCCTGAGCTCCAGGCTGCTCGAGGTCTGATGTGTTGCTCGGTTGCATTGAGCTTTCTGGGATTGGTGGCATCCATGCCAGGCTTGCGTAGCATTTCCTGCTTTTCTGAACAACCACGGATTAAATCTTTGATTATTGCAGTTGCTGGTTCAATGGAGATCATGGCTGCCATTTGTGTCCTCATTCCTGTATCCTGGACAGCTCATACCATCATCCGGGACTTTTACAACCCACTGGTACTCGATGCTCAACGCAGGGAACTTGGTGAAGCTCTTTACATTGGCTGGGTCACTGCATTCATCCTCTGTGCCTCTGGTGTTGTTTTCCTCGCATGCCGGAGCTACCAATCAAACAACAATCCACTTTATCAGTCTGTTTACGCTCCTAATAGATTAAAGACATCACATTTCCAACCCCTTGCTCCAACCCCAAGCTCAATCAGCTCAATTTCCCACCAGCCTCTGCTTCTGAGTCACCACAGCTTTTCTTCTCAGCAGCCGTCTCCGTTGGCATTCAACGTCCCTGCAGCGCCCTCTGGTGGACAAGGTCCACTTTACAATGTTCCTGTGGTTTATCCTGCTAACATGGTGCCTGTTCAACATCATCCATCTCTGTACAGCTCACACGACTCAGGGATAATCACCATACCAATAAATCCTCTCCGTTCAGGCACGGTCTCTACCCACCCGAGTCTTCATTCCGCACCTCCTGCTGCAGGGTATGATGGGAGCTTTGGCACTGCCGTACAGCCCACTGTACCTTTTCAACCAATGTACAGACAAATGAATGCTGGATCACACCAGCTCTCCAGTACACACTCAAGctcaggaatatatatataa